One part of the Sulfolobus tengchongensis genome encodes these proteins:
- a CDS encoding aldose 1-epimerase: MKIKKGDTEAEILTRGAYLYSFKIGSKDVILKGDMERPTRGGMAILVPFANRIKDGEYVFEGIKYTLPKNREGNAIHGLVLDKDFNVISKGEDNISLEYIVEHEGYPTRLECVITYKIFKHGLRTKINIKNVGNRRAPLTVGAHPYFMVADDWTILTEKEDSVKKCVSFNKIPTGELIKTKLEHTDYDDCFLINGGIQLSSSYSKVRIIRRNMPFVQIYTGVRGAVAIEPMSGAPDAFHNGLGLKILEPNESAYFSFTLRFHV, translated from the coding sequence ATGAAAATAAAAAAGGGAGATACAGAAGCTGAAATTTTAACACGTGGAGCATATCTTTATTCCTTTAAGATAGGGAGTAAGGACGTAATATTAAAGGGAGATATGGAAAGGCCAACCAGAGGAGGTATGGCCATACTAGTGCCATTTGCTAATAGGATAAAAGATGGAGAATATGTGTTTGAGGGAATAAAATACACCTTGCCCAAAAACAGAGAAGGAAATGCCATTCACGGATTAGTTTTAGATAAAGATTTTAATGTTATAAGTAAAGGTGAAGATAATATAAGTTTAGAATACATTGTTGAACATGAGGGATATCCCACAAGACTGGAATGCGTAATAACATACAAGATTTTTAAGCATGGCCTTAGAACAAAAATTAACATAAAAAACGTGGGAAATAGGAGAGCACCTTTAACCGTTGGCGCTCATCCGTATTTTATGGTGGCAGACGATTGGACAATACTAACAGAGAAAGAGGATAGCGTAAAGAAATGTGTAAGCTTTAATAAGATTCCCACTGGCGAGTTAATAAAAACCAAACTTGAACATACCGATTATGATGATTGTTTTTTAATAAATGGTGGCATTCAATTAAGTTCTTCGTACTCTAAAGTAAGGATCATTAGGAGAAATATGCCATTTGTGCAAATATACACTGGTGTAAGAGGTGCAGTTGCCATAGAACCCATGAGCGGAGCCCCTGATGCTTTTCATAATGGATTAGGACTTAAAATCTTAGAACCAAATGAGAGTGCCTACTTTTCGTTTACGTTGCGATTTCATGTTTAA
- a CDS encoding encapsulin, producing MAHFGEFLRLLYQVSPEDFSYFRKGWEEASKLIGQNEKFPLESPPSKSVETTKEDPIVNWIIEGIVANRVVRNIGNAIKYDSTMIPYSEIKVESDELIQSKNISVYEVPLISFQVKFYLGQKGDARRISLSAGNSFVKIENKLLLKNHPLSPFKIGSQLRASDWNQTGNILADVLRAYEILSKGGFGKDVYILLSPLNYSRTFRVVDKAGTYEIELLKDLGNVIPINDVEDDEIYVISKLGFDILLYSDVAVEYLSKEKDYDVYLISEQIAPRLVSNSAACVIKS from the coding sequence ATGGCTCACTTTGGCGAATTTCTGAGATTGTTATATCAAGTTTCTCCTGAAGATTTCAGCTATTTTAGAAAAGGATGGGAAGAGGCTTCAAAACTTATCGGACAAAACGAGAAATTCCCATTGGAATCTCCCCCAAGCAAATCAGTGGAAACTACTAAGGAGGACCCAATTGTGAATTGGATAATAGAAGGAATAGTAGCCAATAGGGTGGTAAGGAATATTGGAAATGCCATTAAATACGACTCAACCATGATTCCGTATTCCGAAATAAAGGTCGAGTCTGATGAATTAATACAAAGTAAAAACATTTCAGTATACGAGGTACCATTAATTAGCTTTCAAGTTAAATTTTATTTAGGTCAAAAAGGTGACGCAAGAAGAATTTCACTATCTGCAGGGAATTCTTTCGTGAAGATAGAAAATAAACTATTGTTGAAGAACCACCCACTATCTCCTTTTAAAATTGGTTCTCAGCTGAGAGCATCTGATTGGAATCAAACAGGAAATATTCTAGCTGACGTATTAAGGGCATATGAGATTCTATCTAAAGGTGGATTTGGAAAAGATGTATATATACTACTTTCGCCCTTAAACTATTCTAGAACGTTTAGAGTTGTTGATAAGGCTGGAACTTACGAGATAGAGTTGTTAAAAGATTTAGGAAACGTAATACCCATTAATGATGTTGAGGATGACGAGATTTATGTTATTAGCAAGTTAGGATTTGACATTTTACTATATTCAGATGTTGCTGTTGAGTATCTATCTAAAGAAAAGGATTACGATGTATATTTAATTTCAGAACAAATAGCACCAAGATTGGTGAGTAACTCAGCAGCTTGCGTAATCAAGTCCTAG
- a CDS encoding transposase, producing MNTLEIPKAVLTPIINSENWLLNKTPQELEKLAIKEADMISPKYKRGKTIKRKGYQNYKFLTDFTIQQIGRTLLYKLEFTTIKLPILVDENGKRIKTRVEEELLREEKILLTLLLTIYSLLPGKLNQKLWIPEEQEKHEYKYFILDGKYVKLKDKKAVLLIAIGVEENGNWGIADAILADSESTQAYWNLLVRLWIKFNIQFVVADLHKSIDNAIFRSGIRVLRQPCLVHLKRNMSEEERKELDELISTRVVDTRFKEELVSQGVLNFTHLPQRLQGLLRSSNLVESFNSLLERRLFGRFHSPHRLFQILWGIGFWFRGKINFSHSSIFITVIDIILISNILFHLFLHYIIITERDKYNSQWNPELP from the coding sequence ATGAACACCCTAGAAATACCCAAAGCCGTGCTCACACCCATAATAAATAGTGAAAACTGGTTATTAAACAAAACCCCACAAGAACTTGAAAAACTAGCCATCAAAGAAGCAGACATGATAAGCCCCAAGTACAAAAGAGGAAAAACAATAAAAAGAAAAGGCTACCAAAACTACAAATTCCTCACAGACTTCACAATACAACAAATAGGAAGAACACTCTTGTACAAACTAGAATTCACAACAATAAAACTTCCAATACTAGTAGATGAAAACGGGAAAAGAATAAAAACAAGAGTAGAAGAAGAGTTGTTAAGAGAAGAGAAAATCTTATTAACCTTATTACTAACAATCTACTCCCTCTTGCCAGGGAAACTAAACCAAAAACTATGGATCCCAGAGGAACAAGAAAAACACGAATACAAGTACTTCATACTTGATGGAAAATACGTGAAACTAAAGGACAAAAAAGCAGTACTCCTAATAGCAATAGGAGTAGAAGAGAATGGAAATTGGGGGATAGCAGATGCAATACTAGCAGACTCAGAAAGCACACAAGCTTATTGGAATCTCCTAGTTAGATTATGGATAAAATTCAACATACAATTCGTAGTTGCAGATTTACACAAGAGTATTGATAACGCTATTTTTAGGAGTGGGATAAGAGTGCTTAGGCAACCTTGTCTAGTTCACTTGAAGAGGAACATGAGTGAGGAGGAGAGGAAGGAGTTGGATGAGTTGATTTCAACTAGGGTTGTTGATACAAGGTTTAAGGAGGAGTTGGTTTCTCAAGGTGTTCTCAACTTTACGCATCTTCCTCAACGTTTGCAGGGGTTGTTGAGGAGTAGTAATTTGGTTGAGAGTTTTAATTCTCTTTTGGAGAGGCGTTTGTTTGGTCGTTTTCATTCTCCTCATAGATTGTTTCAAATTTTGTGGGGTATTGGTTTTTGGTTTAGGGGTAAAATTAATTTTTCTCATTCTTCTATTTTTATTACAGTCATAGATATTATTCTCATTTCCAATATACTTTTTCACTTATTCCTTCATTATATTATTATAACTGAGCGAGATAAATACAATTCGCAATGGAACCCTGAATTACCCTGA
- a CDS encoding ATP-binding protein, translating to MVCEIPRVTVTTWASKGVILAGPTYKKYLEKALEVIKNKEIASVVGQPGMGKTTLLKKIEELTKDENLTIYLDLANKQSVDSEFWTKVNQFTFRERVLPHLYRIKGKLGYSFWKKLMGVKFEDWLLRVCNKYDNAYLRIYCLSYDKTFDGMINALRDMKNIGNPILLVDEIRETHMSLIHRLINSGLEIPIILSMPTEVYSRISDLAIRRRIEESRIPLDDALTLEDIKEIVSAYCKDLTEDLLPIILTLWESKELTTVSSILQFIRNEMDKVEKTCDKNNVECIKNELRKYISLRNPEEDSKEFEKKVRDLLNGISKEYGITYVHPRGKRIEVDGKSLVVGLFFIADNQAFLGDVFFSNDGKLHNEEELKLLGNVEEVEHEKKTYKVKNRFVITNIEISGIDRVLALHIPTLEVVKILNGDVFLLEERIKALFDQFFPSSSSLAEENKVST from the coding sequence ATGGTATGCGAGATACCTAGAGTCACTGTTACAACCTGGGCATCCAAAGGCGTAATATTAGCTGGCCCTACATATAAGAAATATCTAGAAAAAGCACTTGAGGTAATTAAAAATAAGGAAATAGCCTCAGTAGTGGGACAACCTGGAATGGGTAAGACAACTTTACTCAAAAAGATAGAAGAACTAACTAAGGATGAAAATCTAACCATATATTTAGATCTAGCAAACAAACAAAGTGTAGATAGTGAATTTTGGACTAAGGTAAACCAATTCACATTTAGAGAGAGAGTATTACCGCACTTATATCGAATTAAAGGAAAATTAGGATACTCGTTCTGGAAAAAGTTAATGGGAGTTAAGTTTGAAGATTGGTTATTGAGAGTCTGCAACAAATATGATAATGCGTATCTGAGAATCTATTGCTTAAGTTATGATAAAACGTTTGATGGTATGATTAACGCTCTAAGGGATATGAAAAATATTGGTAACCCAATCCTGTTAGTTGACGAGATTAGAGAAACGCATATGAGCCTTATACACAGGTTAATTAATTCAGGTCTTGAGATACCCATAATTTTATCCATGCCTACTGAAGTTTATAGCAGGATCAGTGATTTGGCGATAAGGAGAAGAATAGAGGAGAGTAGAATTCCATTAGACGACGCTCTTACCCTAGAGGACATAAAGGAGATTGTAAGCGCGTATTGTAAAGACCTGACAGAGGACTTACTTCCAATAATTCTTACATTATGGGAAAGCAAGGAATTAACTACGGTAAGTTCAATTTTACAATTTATACGAAATGAGATGGATAAAGTTGAGAAAACTTGCGATAAAAATAACGTCGAGTGTATAAAGAATGAACTAAGGAAATACATCAGCCTTAGGAATCCAGAAGAGGACTCAAAGGAATTTGAGAAGAAAGTCAGAGATTTGCTAAACGGGATAAGTAAGGAATACGGAATAACGTACGTACATCCGAGAGGAAAGAGAATTGAAGTTGATGGTAAAAGTTTGGTAGTAGGTTTATTCTTTATAGCTGATAATCAAGCGTTTCTGGGTGACGTATTTTTCTCAAATGACGGAAAACTTCATAATGAAGAAGAATTAAAATTACTTGGAAACGTAGAAGAAGTTGAACATGAAAAGAAAACGTATAAAGTAAAGAATAGATTCGTTATAACTAATATTGAGATAAGTGGGATAGATAGAGTACTTGCCCTGCATATTCCCACATTAGAAGTAGTCAAAATATTAAACGGTGATGTATTCTTGCTTGAGGAGAGAATTAAAGCATTATTTGACCAATTCTTCCCTTCATCATCATCTCTAGCTGAAGAAAATAAGGTATCAACTTAA
- a CDS encoding NAD(P)/FAD-dependent oxidoreductase codes for MNATKVYDTIIVGAGIAGLSAALYASRQKLSTLVLSKDLGGQLTLTDLIENYPGIESTSGLSLAQKIEKQAKKFGAEFVYGEEVKEIKEENDTFIIKGIKGEYGGRTVILAFGKTPRELNVPGEQEFKGKGVSYCAICDAAFFKGKPAAVIGEGEPGIEAIELLSNYANPAYYITSSPHLSGEEEIIKRVLSKPNVKIFPSSKVLEIRGNSKVEEILIKREKEIVPLKVDGVIIEMGYVLKTEFLKGFVELNDKGEVIVDELGRTSKDGIFAAGDITQTPYKQAVVAAAEGVKAALSAYNYLRSKKGLPPVNVDWKAEKKKVSLRL; via the coding sequence ATGAACGCGACAAAGGTTTATGATACAATAATTGTCGGGGCAGGAATTGCAGGATTAAGTGCTGCATTATATGCTTCTAGGCAAAAACTTTCAACATTAGTTTTATCTAAAGATCTTGGAGGTCAACTAACTCTAACGGATCTCATAGAGAATTACCCTGGAATAGAATCAACTAGTGGATTAAGTCTAGCACAGAAGATTGAAAAACAGGCTAAGAAATTTGGGGCAGAATTCGTTTATGGAGAGGAAGTTAAGGAAATAAAAGAGGAAAATGACACTTTCATAATTAAAGGAATAAAAGGTGAATATGGAGGGAGAACTGTTATTTTGGCATTTGGAAAAACTCCCAGAGAACTTAACGTACCTGGGGAACAAGAATTTAAAGGTAAAGGGGTCTCTTATTGCGCAATATGTGACGCGGCGTTCTTTAAAGGTAAACCAGCTGCTGTAATAGGTGAGGGTGAGCCTGGTATAGAGGCAATAGAATTATTGTCAAATTACGCCAATCCAGCTTACTATATAACGTCTTCACCTCATCTTTCCGGAGAGGAAGAGATTATAAAGAGAGTACTAAGTAAGCCTAACGTTAAGATCTTTCCCTCCTCAAAGGTCCTTGAGATAAGGGGAAACAGTAAGGTTGAAGAAATACTAATAAAGAGAGAAAAAGAGATAGTACCGTTGAAGGTAGATGGGGTTATAATAGAAATGGGATATGTTCTTAAAACTGAATTCTTAAAAGGATTTGTAGAACTAAACGATAAAGGTGAAGTAATAGTTGATGAACTAGGGAGAACTAGCAAAGATGGAATATTTGCAGCTGGAGACATCACACAAACCCCATATAAACAAGCTGTGGTAGCTGCAGCTGAAGGTGTTAAAGCCGCACTATCAGCTTACAACTACCTTAGAAGTAAGAAAGGGCTCCCACCAGTTAATGTGGATTGGAAAGCTGAGAAGAAGAAGGTCAGTTTGAGACTCTGA
- a CDS encoding 4Fe-4S binding protein has product MMLLPILITVSMLLVMFYVIYEVEKWRSMRRVLVALYIEGMMLTMNVGAYLYLVTNNPFYILTINSAYMVFGLYPLLNVKEIKNRNFVYIIFSLLMVISEIAMGALLYTLQTGIPADLDTSVENVFFVSVMITEMLFTFILSFKGMNSTLRNYLIGLLLLMPWFPQIFPTLALPIWLSAIIMVGDTILIYDSLYTQRLRASQETYTVLELISIFALMMMGEFYFFLSSSLIVFDSAMIISMVWFLYRTLAGPNPKKGNYTKNSKLAFLIIFLTFIMEFFMGGVLDFVEGIFSPGVQGFINSLTLPWEPLTSPLNAIWDFINILGSVLGSTWFLIMMGIEMGFLAFKKMLEMKVREVRVRMSLMILAYALYTIYIPTFSPISNYLPYIPYMWSMGIGTLGSVSNSVLLGLIGTYVIYAILSFLFGSRNLCAVTCSAPLMFQGTFYDSLKVYNRTSKVGRKTLTSRVPNWAKIVSLSVSVLVLLSAILSYLNSINLINFTIFDTDITFLIYFIWFDVLWYMLFISIPFLGTFACITTGYCYWGVFNQAVSSIGLFRLKVKDPTVCVNCKTVDCAYACPVGITDMRGWFIKKGEFKSFKCVGIGECVNACPYDNIYFYDVRHWFKDKFKY; this is encoded by the coding sequence ATAATGCTTCTTCCAATATTAATCACCGTATCAATGCTCCTCGTAATGTTCTATGTAATTTACGAGGTCGAAAAATGGAGATCAATGAGAAGAGTACTAGTAGCCTTATACATTGAGGGGATGATGTTAACGATGAACGTTGGAGCCTATCTTTACTTAGTAACCAACAACCCATTTTACATACTCACGATTAACTCCGCTTACATGGTTTTCGGTCTGTATCCTCTGTTAAATGTTAAGGAGATAAAAAATAGGAACTTTGTATATATAATTTTCTCACTATTGATGGTTATTTCGGAAATTGCAATGGGTGCTTTATTATATACCCTGCAAACCGGGATTCCTGCCGACTTAGATACCTCAGTTGAGAACGTATTTTTCGTTAGTGTTATGATTACGGAAATGCTCTTCACATTTATACTTTCCTTCAAAGGGATGAATAGCACTTTGAGAAACTATTTGATAGGGCTACTATTATTAATGCCATGGTTTCCTCAAATATTCCCGACATTAGCATTACCAATATGGCTTTCTGCTATTATAATGGTAGGAGATACTATACTGATTTACGATTCACTTTACACACAGAGGCTAAGAGCTTCTCAAGAAACTTATACTGTGCTAGAATTAATATCAATATTCGCTTTAATGATGATGGGTGAGTTCTATTTCTTCTTATCTAGTTCCTTGATAGTCTTTGACAGTGCAATGATAATAAGTATGGTTTGGTTCTTGTATAGAACGTTAGCTGGACCAAATCCAAAGAAAGGAAATTACACTAAAAACTCTAAACTAGCATTTCTAATAATATTCTTAACCTTCATAATGGAGTTCTTTATGGGGGGAGTTTTAGATTTTGTTGAAGGTATCTTCTCACCTGGAGTTCAAGGATTCATAAACAGTTTAACATTACCATGGGAGCCTTTAACCAGTCCATTAAATGCGATATGGGACTTCATAAACATTCTGGGTTCAGTTTTAGGTTCAACTTGGTTTCTGATAATGATGGGAATAGAAATGGGGTTCTTAGCGTTTAAGAAAATGCTTGAAATGAAAGTTAGAGAGGTTAGAGTTAGAATGAGTTTAATGATACTCGCGTATGCTCTTTACACTATATACATACCGACGTTTAGTCCAATTTCGAATTACTTACCTTACATACCGTACATGTGGTCAATGGGGATAGGAACTTTGGGATCTGTAAGTAACTCAGTACTTTTAGGGCTTATAGGTACATATGTGATATACGCAATTCTTTCATTTTTATTTGGTTCAAGAAATCTCTGTGCGGTGACTTGCTCCGCACCCTTAATGTTTCAAGGAACATTCTACGATTCGCTTAAGGTTTATAATAGAACGTCGAAAGTGGGAAGAAAGACATTAACGTCGAGAGTACCCAATTGGGCAAAAATTGTATCGCTTAGTGTTTCAGTATTAGTACTATTGTCTGCAATATTGTCTTATCTTAACTCCATTAATTTGATTAATTTTACTATATTTGATACAGATATTACATTTCTAATATATTTCATTTGGTTTGATGTACTCTGGTATATGCTATTCATTTCAATACCCTTCCTAGGTACATTTGCTTGCATTACCACAGGTTATTGTTATTGGGGCGTATTCAATCAAGCTGTAAGTAGTATAGGATTATTCAGATTAAAGGTCAAGGATCCCACTGTATGCGTTAACTGTAAGACAGTTGATTGTGCTTATGCTTGTCCAGTAGGTATTACGGACATGAGAGGTTGGTTCATAAAGAAAGGTGAATTCAAATCGTTTAAGTGCGTCGGGATAGGTGAATGCGTTAACGCTTGCCCTTACGATAATATCTACTTTTACGACGTGAGGCACTGGTTTAAAGATAAATTTAAATACTAG
- a CDS encoding electron transfer flavoprotein subunit beta/FixA family protein: protein MNIIVGFKIVPDDQMIKVVGDKLVTDAPLKVSTYDKNAIEEAIRLKEKFGGKVIGITVGNNDRKSIREALAMGIDEVIAVSVKNPDVYITAMAIAENVKSLNPDILIFSEMSTDSGTSALPAYVAELLGLPYISNVRSLKVEGNKVTADRGMVSYVETVEATLPLVISVGGEINTPRIPSVRQIMESAKKPVKEVKFEAQAKIAIKEIKPLIVNRKKIIIEENDVNKAVDKLIEYLKADGVI from the coding sequence ATGAACATTATTGTTGGTTTCAAAATAGTTCCAGATGATCAGATGATCAAAGTCGTGGGTGATAAGTTAGTTACTGATGCTCCATTAAAGGTAAGCACGTATGATAAGAACGCAATAGAGGAGGCAATAAGGTTAAAGGAGAAATTTGGTGGTAAGGTTATAGGGATTACTGTAGGGAATAACGATAGGAAGAGCATTAGAGAAGCATTGGCGATGGGTATTGACGAAGTAATTGCTGTTTCCGTTAAAAACCCTGATGTTTACATTACAGCAATGGCAATAGCAGAGAACGTTAAATCGTTGAATCCTGACATATTAATATTTTCAGAAATGAGTACTGATAGTGGAACTTCAGCATTGCCCGCTTATGTGGCTGAACTCTTGGGCTTACCCTATATATCTAACGTTAGGTCACTGAAGGTTGAAGGTAATAAGGTTACTGCTGATAGGGGGATGGTGAGCTATGTGGAAACTGTAGAGGCTACTCTACCATTAGTTATAAGCGTAGGTGGTGAAATAAATACTCCCCGCATTCCTAGTGTAAGGCAAATAATGGAATCCGCTAAAAAACCAGTTAAGGAAGTGAAATTCGAAGCACAGGCTAAAATTGCTATAAAAGAAATTAAACCCTTGATTGTGAATAGGAAGAAGATAATTATTGAGGAGAATGACGTCAATAAGGCAGTGGATAAGTTAATTGAATATTTGAAGGCTGACGGGGTGATCTGA